In Macadamia integrifolia cultivar HAES 741 chromosome 13, SCU_Mint_v3, whole genome shotgun sequence, one DNA window encodes the following:
- the LOC122058912 gene encoding transcription repressor KAN1-like, producing MRDSSIRKGGRHYKKSEAPRMRWTPDLHKRFVEAIDCLGGKHRATPKRILQVMGVKGLMIAHVKSHLQMYRCMKKGTKINYVLYACPSGNGRTDDNDLNRFYQCNIEENPHSISICTHSSPPQRPLGVQSTERESERVAFEYDNLSRESNEVLLTQEDSTESNENQITQGSSICGTSKREDIGHQRESYELLSLKRGEKGELWPLDCNSLEESNINLELTISTSSSYT from the exons atGAGAGACTCTTCAATCAGAAAAGGAGGGAGACACTACAAGAAATCTGAAGCTCCCCGGATGCGGTGGACACCAGATCTTCATAAGCGATTCGTGGAAGCTATCGATTGCCTCGGCGGAAAACACA GAGCTACACCAAAGAGAATCCTACAGGTGATGGGTGTGAAGGGACTAATGATAGCTCATGTAAAAAGCCATCTTCAG ATGTACAGATGCATGAAGAAAGGAACCAAAATTAATTACGTCTTATATGCCTGTCCTTCGGGTAATGGAAGAACAGATGATAATGATCTCAATAGATTTTATCAATGCAATATAGAGGAGAATCCTCATTCTATCTCTATCTGTACACACAGTTCTCCCCCACAAAG GCCCTTAGGGGTTCAATCAACAGAGAGGGAATCTGAAAGGGTTGCTTTTGAATATGATAATTTATCAAGAGAAAGCAATGAGGTCCTCCTGACTCAAGAAGATAGTACAGAGAGCAATGAAAATCAG ATTACACAAGGGAGCTCAATTTGTGGGACGTCCAAGAGAGAAGATATTGGTCACCAAAGAGAAAGTTATGAGTTATTATCATTGAAAAGAGGTGAAAAAGGAGAATTGTGGCCTTTAGACTGTAACTCACTTGAGGAAAGTAATATAAATCTAGAACTAACCATCTCAACATCTTCCTCATACACTTAA